The Stutzerimonas stutzeri DNA window CGTCGGCGTCTACAAGGACGCCCAGGGCCTGACGCCGATCCCGCGCGCGGTGAAGCTGGCCGAGCAGCGCCTGGTGGACAGTGAGCAGACCAAGAGCTACATCGGCGGCCACGGCGACGCCCAGTTCGGTGCCCTCTTGCTGCGTCAGGTGCTCGGCAGCCGCGCCATTGCCCTCGGCGAGCAGCGTGCCGGCTGCACCCAGGCGCCGGGCGGCACCGGTGCGCTGCGCCTGGCCGGCGAGTTCATCGCCAAATGCCTGCCAGGGCGCAGCATCTGGCTGAGCGATCCCACCTGGCCGATCCACGAAACCCTGTTCGCCGCCGCCGGCCTGCGCGTGCAGCACTACCCCTACGTCGATGCCGACAACCGCCTCGATGTCGACGGCATGCTCGCCACGCTGCAACAGGTGCCGCCTGGCGACGTGGTGCTGCTGCACGCCTGCTGCCACAACCCCACCGGCTTCGACCTGAATCACGACGACTGGCTGCGGGTGCTGGACGTGGTGCGCGCGCGCGAATTGCTGCCGCTGTTCGACTTCGCCTACCAGGGCTTCGGCGACGGACTGGAAGAGGACGCCTGGGCGGTACGGCTGTTCGCCGAAACGCTGCCGGAGATGCTCATCACCAGTTCCTGCTCGAAGAACTTCGGCCTCTACCGCGAACGCACCGGCGCGCTGATCGCAGTCACCAGCGATGCCGAGCGCCTGCTCGACGTGCGCAGCCAGCTCGCGTCGCTGGCCCGCAACCTCTGGTCGACGCCACCGGCCCACGGCGCCGCGGTGGTGGCGACGATCCTGGCCGATGAGCCGCTGCGGCAGATCTGGCAGGACGAGGTGGAGCGCATGCGCCGGCGCATCGCCAGCCTGCGGCAGGGGCTGGTCGAGGCGCTGACGCCCTATGGGCTGGCCGAGCGCTTCGCGCACATCGCCCAGCAGCGGGGGATGTTCTCCTATACCGGCCTGACCGCCGAGCAGGTACGCCGGCTGCGCGCCGAAGATTCGGTGTATCTGGTGGAAAGCGGTCGCGCCAACGTCGCCGGGCTGGATGCCGAGCGCCCGGACGATCTGGCCAGGGCCATTGCACGGGTGGTGCAGGCCTGAACGATGTGAAGGTGCGCGCCGGTGACGCCGCTTCTGGCGACGCCGCCGGGTGCGCCGGAGCGAGAGAGCAGAGGCGCGGCTCGTGACCACGCGACTGGCTGCCGCAGCAGCGCCGGCACAGTAGCGCCGCAAGCTTTCAACCGGCTTTCAACGCGCGGCCGAGCTGCCTATGCTGGAGTCTGGCGCTCTACCCGGCCGATGCCATGACCGACTCCGTCACCCTTCGGCAACAGCTCGCCGCCCTGCATCAGCAGGGCTTCGTGCTGCTGCCTGCCGTACTCGATCCCGGGGGCATCGCGGCGCTGCGCGAAGCCATCGATGGCCTCGAACCCATCCACTGGGATTACCAGGGCCTGGTCGACGACCACTACAAGTGCGTCTTCAATCGCTCGCCGTTCTGGCTGCGCTTTCTTGATCTGGCAGGGGTGATCGAGCTGGCCGAGGCGGCACTCGGGACGGACTGCCATATCATCGGCCAGACCGCCTGGCGCAGCCGCCCGGGCTTTATCGGCGGCGAGCTGCATGCCGACTACCTGGCCATGGAGCTGCCGGAAAGCCTGCTGGCCGATCCCGCGTTCGAACTGCCGATGCAGATCTGCACCGCACACCTGTATCTGAATGACATCGACGCCGACCTCTGCCCGACGCTGGTGATCCCCGGCAGCCACCGCGCCGGGCGCAAACCGCAGCCGGGCGAAACCCAGTGGCACGGCCGCTCGGCCGAGCCCGTGCTGTGCAAGGCCGGCGACATGCTGCTGTTTCGCAGCGACCTCTGGCACGCGGGCAGCCGCAACCGCAGCGCCGAGCGCAGCCGCTACCTGCTGCAGATCCACTATGGCCGGCGCATGGTGGCGCAGAAGTTCTCGCCCTACCTGCACTTTCGTTTCAATCCCGAGGTGCTGGCCGCCGCCACACCGCGCCAGCGCCGCCTGCTCGGTGAGCACGAGGCGGCCGAATACGACTGAACCCCCTGGCACCGAACCTGCATCGACCGAGGCCCGCCGCGCCCGTGCGGCCATTGACTCGCATTCGCCAGATGAGGATTCGCCATGATCAGCAGTCGTGAACAGGTCACCCAGATGATCGTCTCCGCCAAGGTGCGCAAGGGCCTGAAGTGGGCGCATGTCGCCGAAAGCATCGGCATGTCCAAGGAGTGGACCACCGCCGGCTGCCTCGGTCAGATGGCCTTCGACAAGGCCCAGGCGGAAACTCTGGGGCAGCTCTTCGAACTCTCCGACGAGGCCGTCGCCTGGCTGCAGATCGCCCCCTACAAGGGCTCGCTGCCCACCGCGGTGCCGACCGACCCGCTGATCTACCGCTGGTACGAGCTGGTCAACGTCTACGGCACCACCATCAAGGAGCTGATCCACGAGGAGTTCGGTGACGGCATCATGAGCGCCATCGACTTCTCCATGGATATCCAGCGCCAGAGCGACCCCAAGGGCGATCGCGTCAACGTGGTGCTGTCCGGTAAGTTCCTGCCCTACAAGAGCTACTGAGGGATCAGCGGGAGCGGATCTCCCCGCGCGCCAGGCTTTCCACGCTGTTGCCCAACGGGTCCGCCGCATTCAGGTCCGCACCACGCTCGCGCAGCGCCTGGAGCAATGCCTCGCGCTGGAACAGCGCGGCGTACATCGCCGGCGTCTGCCCGGCGTTGTTGCGCTGGTTGGGATCGCACTCGGTGGCCAGCAGGCGCTTGGCGATGCCGAGCTCACCCTTGAAGATGGCCCCGAGCAGGGCGGTATTGCCGCGCTTGTCCTCGGCGCAAGCATCGGCCCCGGCGGCGAGCAGGCGCTCCACGGTCTCGCCATGGCCGTTGTAGGCCGCCAGGATCAGGGCGGTATAGCCCTTGTCGTCGGCGCTGTTCAGGTCGTAACCGGCCCGGATGAATTCGTCGAGGACCTCGTTATCGCCGAAGCGCGCGGCATTGAAGAAGTAGTCGCGCAGCTGCTGCCGGACCGCCTCGGGCGTGTCCACAGCATCCGTCAGCGGGCCATCGGCGGCCAGGGCGGCCCCGCTGCCCAACAGCAGCGCTGCCATCAGCAAAAGACCTTGCATATAGCCTCCACAAAAAAAGACCCGGGCCATCGCCCGACCCGGGTCGAAACAACCGGCACCCATGCAGCGCAAAGGAGCCTCTACTGCATGCCGGGCGCCGGTCCGGGGACCTTAGTCCTTGAGCTCGGCGGCCAGCGCCTTGACCCGCTTGAGGTCGGCCTTGGCGACCTTGGTCAGGCCCTCGCCGTAGTTGGCATCGGCCTTGTAGAAGAACGACAGCAGGATGTGCCTGGCCTCGTCGTCCGCCTTGGCCAGCTCGCCACCCAGGGTGTTGATCAGGTCGGTCTGCTCCTTCTTGCTGAACGAGCGATACAGATCGCCGGCCTGCTTGAAGTTCTGCTGACGCTGGATCGGCGCCTGCTGGGTGGTCCCGCTCAGCGGCAGCTTGGAGTAGACGGCGCGTGGCGTTTCCTCACGGTTCTCGCGGCGGCTCGGCTGGTAGTTGACGCTGCTGGTGGTGTGGCCGGCGTTCAGCTGGCCGTCCTGGTTACCGTTGTTGACCGGCACCTTCGGGCGGTTGATCGGCAGGCTCATGCCATTGGCACCGACGCGGTACATCTGGGTATCGGCGTAGGAGAACAGACGGCCCTGCAGCAGGCGGTCCTCGGACGGCTCGATGCCCGGCACCAGGTTGGCCGGCGCCATGGCGACCTGCTCGGTTTCCTGGAAGATATTGTCCGGGTTCTTGTTCAGCACCATCTGGCCGATCTTGCGCTCGGGCACGTCAGGCCAGATCTTGGTGGCGTCCAGCGGATCGAAGTCGAACCTGGCCAGGTCCTCCGGCTTGAGCACCTGGATCATCAGGTCCCACTTGGGATAGTCGCCGTTGTCGATGGCGGTGATCAGGTCACGGGACAGGTGGCTGTAGTCCTTGCCCTGCATCGCCTCGTTCTCTTTCGGGTCGAGGTTCTTCAGGCCCTGCAGGCTCTTCCAGCGGAACTTCACATAGTGGGTTTCACCCTGCTCGTTGACGAACTTGTAGGCGTGCACGCCGTTGCCATCCATCATCCGGTAGCTGGCCGGAGTGCCCTGGTTGGAGTACAGCAGGGTCAGGGTGCGGGTGGCTTCCGGGTGGTGCGAGAGGAAGTCGAAGCGGCGGCTGTCGTCATCCAGGTTGGTGCGCGGGTCCGGCTTGAAGGAGTGGACCATGTCCGGGAACTTGACCGCGTCGCGGATGAAGAAGGTCGGGAAGTTGTTGCCGACCAGGTCCCAGTTGCCATCGGCGGTGTAGAACTTGGTGGCGAAGCCGCGCGGGTCGCGCAGGGTTTCCGGCGAGTGCAGACCGTGCACCACGGTGGAGAAGCGCACGAACACCGGCGTGGTGCTGCCCTTCTCGAAGACCTTGGCCAGGGTCAGGTCGGAGATGTCTTCAGTGGCGGTGAACTCGCCATGGGCACCGGTACCACGGGCGTGCACGACGCGCTCGGGGACGCGCTCGCGACCGAAACGCTGCAGCTTCTGCAGCAGCTGCACGTCCTGCAGCAGGGTCGGGCCGTTGGGTCCGGCGGTCTGGGAATTCTGGTTGTTGCCGACCGGCGCGCCATTGTCGCGGGTCAGCGGAGCAGCGTGGGCAGGCAGCGCAAGGAGGCTCGCGGAAAGGACGCCCAGCGCAAGGCGCGCTGGCGTGGAGCCAAAGGTCATACGGGACATGGGTGATTCCTCTTCGATTTTCTGATGCGCTTATGGCGCGTCGGAAAGCCTAAGAGGGGGGCCGACGATGCCCCAATTGAATAAGCCGAACAGCGCGATAGAGAAAATGTCGCTCCGCCTGGAGGAACTTCGCGCCAGCGCCATGGCGGTGCGAGGCGACAGGCCGCTGCACCGCGATGAGACATTCGCCGCCGTCATCCGACGCGACAGCCCCGCTTGGCCGATCGGTCAGCTATGGCATGGCATCTGCACTCCCAGCGCATTCAACCGGCGCTTGCGGAGCAACCACCATGAAACAGCCCGTCGATACCGACTACCCCCTGAGCGAAGTGCCCGCCGGCGCGCGCAAGGGGCTGTGGTCCACCTCCATCCTGCTGTTCGGCTTCACCTTCTTCACCGCCACCATGTTCGCCGGCGGCAAGATCGGCCTGGCCTTCGACTTCAAGACCATGCTCTGGGCAGCAGTGATCGGCAACCTGCTGCTCGGGGCCTATGCCGCCGCGCTCGGGCTGATCGCCTGCCGCAGCGGACTGAACTCGGTGCTGATGGGGCGCTTCTGCTTCGGCGAAGTCGGCAGCCGGCTGTCCGACTTCCTGCTCGGCTTCACCCAGATCGGCTGGTATGCCTGGGGCACGGCGACCATCGCCATTGTTCTGGTGCGCCTGCTGGAGTTGCCAGAAAGCTGGACGATGCCGTTGATGGTGCTGTTTGGGTTCGGCTTCTGCCTGACCGCCTTCGTCGGCTACAAGGGCCTCGACCTACTCTCGCGCATCGCGGTACCGGCGATGCTGATCCTGTTGATTGCCTCGCTGTGGACCGCAACCCGTGACATTGGCGGAGTGGACGGGCTGCTCGCCGTGCAGCCGGGCGACAGCCTGACCCTCGGCATGGCCATCACCCTGATCTTCGGCACCTTCGTCAGCGGCGCGACCCAGGCCACCAACTGGACGCGCTTCGCCCGCAGCAGCAAGGTCGCGGTATGGGCCAGTTTGATCGGTTTCTTCATCGGCAACGGCTTGATGATCGTCGCCGGCGCCTACGGGGCCATCGTCTACCAGCAGCCAGATATCGTCGAAGTGCTGGTGCTGCAGGGCCTGTCGATGGCCGCAGTGGTGATGCTCTTCCTCAACCTCTGGACCACCCAGGACAACACCATCTACAACTTCGCCGCTGCCGGCTGCAACCTGCTTCGCACCGAACGCCGCCGGCTGGTGACGCTCGGCGGTGCCTTCGTCGGCACGCTGCTGGCGCTGGGCGGCATGTACGAACTGCTGATCCCCTTCCTGATCCTGCTCGGCTCGATCATCCCGCCCATCGGCGGCGTAATCATGGCCGACTACTTCTACCGCCATCGCGGGCAGTACCCGAAACTGGCCGAGGCGCGCCTTCCCAAATACAACAGCCTGGGCCTGGCGGCCTATGTGCTGGGCGCCGCCTGCGCCTATTTCTCGCCCTGGGTGGCGCCCATCGTCGGCATACTGGTGGCCGCCGCAGCCTATATTGTGCTGTACGAGGGTCAGCGCCTGGCCCTGTCGCGCACGGTGCTGACGCAAACCGACGCACGCTGATCAAGGAGCCACCATGAACATCCTCAACGCCCGCCTACGCGGCCGCAGCGGCCTGTACCGCATCGAACTGGACGGCGCGCGCATCGCCGCCATCAGCGCGCAGCAGGCGCCGGCCGAAGCCAACGAGGGCGATATCGACGCCGCCAGCAACCTGGTGGTGCCGCCCTTCATCGAACCGCACATCCACCTGGACGCCACCCTTACCGCTGGCCAGCCGGCCTGGAACATGAGCGGCACGCTGTTCGAAGGCATCGAACGCTGGGGCGAGCGCAAGGCGCTGGTGACCCACGAAGACACCAAGGCGCGGGCGAAGAAAACCATCGACATGCTGGTCGACCACGGCATCCAGCACGTGCGCACCCACGTCGACGTCACCGACCCGACGCTGTCGGCGCTCAAATCCATGCTCGAGGTGCGCGAGGAAACCCGCCACCTGATCGACCTGCAGATCGTCGCCTTCCCGCAGGAGGGCATCGAGTCGTTCAAGGGCGGTCGCGAGCTGATGACCGAGGCGATCGCCATGGGCGCCGATGTGGTCGGCGGCATTCCGCACTTCGAGAACACCCGCGACCAGGGCGTCAGCTCGATCAAGTTCCTCATGGACCTGGCCGAGCGCACCGGCTGCCTGGTGGACGTGCACTGCGACGAAACCGACGACCCGCAGTCGCGCTTTCTCGAAGTGCTCGCCGAAGAGGCACGGGTACGCGAGATGGGCGAGCGGGTCACCGCCAGCCACACCACGGCGATGGGCTCCTACGACAACGCCTACTGCTCCAAGCTGTTCCGCCTGCTGAAGCTGTCGCAGATCAACTTCGTCTCCTGCCCGACCGAGAGCATCCACCTGCAGGGCCGCTTCGACACCTACCCCAAGCGCCGGGGCCTGACCCGCGTGGCCGAGATCGACCGCGCCGGGATGAACGTCTGCTTCGGCCAGGATTCCATCGTCGACCCCTGGTACCCGCTGGGCAACGGCAACATCCTGCGCATCCTCGAAGCTGGGCTGCACATCTGCCACATGCTCGGCTACGAGGACCTGCAGCGAGGCCTGGACCTGATCACCGACAACAGCGCACGCACCCTGAACCTGGGCGAGCGCTACGGACTGGAAGTGGGGCGTCCGGCGAACCTGCTGGTGCTGTCGGCAGCGGACGACTACGAGATGCTGCGCACTCAGGGCCATGCCCTGCTCTCGGTGCGCAACGGTGAGGTGCTGATGCGCCGCACGCCGGCGCAGATCCAGCGTTACTGAGCGGCGGCGGTGGTCTTGCGCAGGCGGTCGATGTTGGCCGTTTCCTCGGCAGCCGTCAGCTTCAGCTGCGACAGGTAGGCGGCCAGCGCCTCGACATCCGCTGCGGACAGATGGCTGGCGACGCCGATCATCACCGAGCCGGCCCGGCTCGGGTCGTTCTCGCGGAAGCGCGTCAGCGCCTTGCGGATGTACTCGTCGGGCTGCCCGGCCAGACGCGGCATGGTCTCCATGCCTTCGGCATGAGCCCCGTGGCAACCGGTGCAGGTGGTCTGGAAGATCTTCTCGCCGGCCTTGCGCAATGCCGGGGCGGCTCCACCCTCGGGTGGGTTGACCTTCTGCTGGCTGAAGAACACCGCGATGTTCACCCGCTCCTCCATGCTCAGGTTCTGCGCCAGCTTGGACATGACGAAATCGACGCGCTCGCCGCTGGCGAACTTCTCGAACGAATGAAACAGGTATTGCGGGTTCTGCCCGGCCAGATTGGGAATGTGCTTGCGCTTGCTGTTGCCGTTCTCGCCATGGCAATAGGCACAGAACACCGCGCGCTCCTGGCCGGCCAGGGTGGCCTGCTCGCGCCGCTGCTCGTCGGCCATGACGTAGTTGAACCGTTCGATGACCTCATCGCTGGCATGGGCGAGCGGAACGAAGCAGGCAAGCAGAGCGAGAACGAGCTTACGCATGGGAGGCATCCGTTACTGAAGTAGCCGGTGGGTGTTTTTTTTAGGCGCCCGACTATAGGAAGCCTGTGCCCGGGGAAACCCGGCACAGGTCAACAAAAGTGCCCGAGAGCGACGCATCTCCCGCCTTTCGTGATCCAGATCACACTCGAGCGATTACCCCACGAAATAACAGGCCATTCACGCCTTAGCTGATCGTATTTCCGCCAAAACCGACGTGTGCGCGCCTTTGCCGCATTGACGATAGAAAAAATCGATGAAGCGTTTCGCCAGATAGGCCAGACAGACGGGAGGTATTCGACTAAA harbors:
- the codA gene encoding cytosine deaminase; translated protein: MNILNARLRGRSGLYRIELDGARIAAISAQQAPAEANEGDIDAASNLVVPPFIEPHIHLDATLTAGQPAWNMSGTLFEGIERWGERKALVTHEDTKARAKKTIDMLVDHGIQHVRTHVDVTDPTLSALKSMLEVREETRHLIDLQIVAFPQEGIESFKGGRELMTEAIAMGADVVGGIPHFENTRDQGVSSIKFLMDLAERTGCLVDVHCDETDDPQSRFLEVLAEEARVREMGERVTASHTTAMGSYDNAYCSKLFRLLKLSQINFVSCPTESIHLQGRFDTYPKRRGLTRVAEIDRAGMNVCFGQDSIVDPWYPLGNGNILRILEAGLHICHMLGYEDLQRGLDLITDNSARTLNLGERYGLEVGRPANLLVLSAADDYEMLRTQGHALLSVRNGEVLMRRTPAQIQRY
- a CDS encoding c-type cytochrome, with translation MRKLVLALLACFVPLAHASDEVIERFNYVMADEQRREQATLAGQERAVFCAYCHGENGNSKRKHIPNLAGQNPQYLFHSFEKFASGERVDFVMSKLAQNLSMEERVNIAVFFSQQKVNPPEGGAAPALRKAGEKIFQTTCTGCHGAHAEGMETMPRLAGQPDEYIRKALTRFRENDPSRAGSVMIGVASHLSAADVEALAAYLSQLKLTAAEETANIDRLRKTTAAAQ
- a CDS encoding ankyrin repeat domain-containing protein, which encodes MQGLLLMAALLLGSGAALAADGPLTDAVDTPEAVRQQLRDYFFNAARFGDNEVLDEFIRAGYDLNSADDKGYTALILAAYNGHGETVERLLAAGADACAEDKRGNTALLGAIFKGELGIAKRLLATECDPNQRNNAGQTPAMYAALFQREALLQALRERGADLNAADPLGNSVESLARGEIRSR
- a CDS encoding amino acid aminotransferase produces the protein MHFGQIPRVPGDPILGLMDLYRADTNPAKLDLGVGVYKDAQGLTPIPRAVKLAEQRLVDSEQTKSYIGGHGDAQFGALLLRQVLGSRAIALGEQRAGCTQAPGGTGALRLAGEFIAKCLPGRSIWLSDPTWPIHETLFAAAGLRVQHYPYVDADNRLDVDGMLATLQQVPPGDVVLLHACCHNPTGFDLNHDDWLRVLDVVRARELLPLFDFAYQGFGDGLEEDAWAVRLFAETLPEMLITSSCSKNFGLYRERTGALIAVTSDAERLLDVRSQLASLARNLWSTPPAHGAAVVATILADEPLRQIWQDEVERMRRRIASLRQGLVEALTPYGLAERFAHIAQQRGMFSYTGLTAEQVRRLRAEDSVYLVESGRANVAGLDAERPDDLARAIARVVQA
- a CDS encoding catalase; the protein is MSRMTFGSTPARLALGVLSASLLALPAHAAPLTRDNGAPVGNNQNSQTAGPNGPTLLQDVQLLQKLQRFGRERVPERVVHARGTGAHGEFTATEDISDLTLAKVFEKGSTTPVFVRFSTVVHGLHSPETLRDPRGFATKFYTADGNWDLVGNNFPTFFIRDAVKFPDMVHSFKPDPRTNLDDDSRRFDFLSHHPEATRTLTLLYSNQGTPASYRMMDGNGVHAYKFVNEQGETHYVKFRWKSLQGLKNLDPKENEAMQGKDYSHLSRDLITAIDNGDYPKWDLMIQVLKPEDLARFDFDPLDATKIWPDVPERKIGQMVLNKNPDNIFQETEQVAMAPANLVPGIEPSEDRLLQGRLFSYADTQMYRVGANGMSLPINRPKVPVNNGNQDGQLNAGHTTSSVNYQPSRRENREETPRAVYSKLPLSGTTQQAPIQRQQNFKQAGDLYRSFSKKEQTDLINTLGGELAKADDEARHILLSFFYKADANYGEGLTKVAKADLKRVKALAAELKD
- the cynS gene encoding cyanase encodes the protein MISSREQVTQMIVSAKVRKGLKWAHVAESIGMSKEWTTAGCLGQMAFDKAQAETLGQLFELSDEAVAWLQIAPYKGSLPTAVPTDPLIYRWYELVNVYGTTIKELIHEEFGDGIMSAIDFSMDIQRQSDPKGDRVNVVLSGKFLPYKSY
- a CDS encoding phytanoyl-CoA dioxygenase family protein, whose translation is MTDSVTLRQQLAALHQQGFVLLPAVLDPGGIAALREAIDGLEPIHWDYQGLVDDHYKCVFNRSPFWLRFLDLAGVIELAEAALGTDCHIIGQTAWRSRPGFIGGELHADYLAMELPESLLADPAFELPMQICTAHLYLNDIDADLCPTLVIPGSHRAGRKPQPGETQWHGRSAEPVLCKAGDMLLFRSDLWHAGSRNRSAERSRYLLQIHYGRRMVAQKFSPYLHFRFNPEVLAAATPRQRRLLGEHEAAEYD
- the codB gene encoding cytosine permease, which encodes MKQPVDTDYPLSEVPAGARKGLWSTSILLFGFTFFTATMFAGGKIGLAFDFKTMLWAAVIGNLLLGAYAAALGLIACRSGLNSVLMGRFCFGEVGSRLSDFLLGFTQIGWYAWGTATIAIVLVRLLELPESWTMPLMVLFGFGFCLTAFVGYKGLDLLSRIAVPAMLILLIASLWTATRDIGGVDGLLAVQPGDSLTLGMAITLIFGTFVSGATQATNWTRFARSSKVAVWASLIGFFIGNGLMIVAGAYGAIVYQQPDIVEVLVLQGLSMAAVVMLFLNLWTTQDNTIYNFAAAGCNLLRTERRRLVTLGGAFVGTLLALGGMYELLIPFLILLGSIIPPIGGVIMADYFYRHRGQYPKLAEARLPKYNSLGLAAYVLGAACAYFSPWVAPIVGILVAAAAYIVLYEGQRLALSRTVLTQTDAR